A window of Rhododendron vialii isolate Sample 1 chromosome 11a, ASM3025357v1 genomic DNA:
TTTCACTATGAGTTTACAAGTTGAATGGACACTTGACCATACTTAATGTCAGCCACAGAGACAAAGCCAGATCTAAGGAAACTTAAGAAGAATGAAACAGATAACCAATGGTCTGTCAGCCAATCTTCCCATAGTGTACGGACTATGGAATACAAATGGTGGATAGCTATAATCTCCTATCGTTTGACATGCTACAATTATGAACATAGCCTGTTTTAGCAGTAGAAACTAAATTCTTTTTCTAACGCAGGAAATTCAAGTAGGTATGGGCCCTTGCGGAGAGCTCAGATATCCATCCTACCCAGAAAGCAATGGAACTTGGAGGTTTCCGGGAATTGGAGAATTTCAGTGCTATGACAAGGTAATTGAAAGTGCATTTTTTCGTACATCCCTTCAAATTTGAACTCTATATGAAGTAAGAATTGATGAGCACAATTTAGGAAACTTGATCAGAGGATTAGGCATCCACATCttgtaaacaagaaaaaatgggAACATGCATCATGCTAAATCTTTCACCATAGCATCAAAAAAGACAGAAACCTATTGTAAATGGTAATTAAGCTAAGTTACAAGGGCTATTATTCCCTTTCTTATAAAAGAATACTTGCCCTTTTTGATACTCTGGTATACAAAACACCAGTTTATCAACTGAAATTGGCATGGTAACATTGTAAGTTTGTAACATATGGTACATATTTTCTGAGTCCATGTACCAAATTAGAAGTTTGAAGAGTCTAACACCTAGACACACCCCCACACACATGATGCTCGTACCCTAGTCCATAAAACATAAATTGCATGTAATGAGTTTCTAACAAATCTACCCCACAAACAGTACATGAAGGCTTCACTTCAAGCATCTGCAGAGACATTGGGGAAAACTGACTGGGGAACGAGTGGGCCTCTTGATTCCGGTCAGTACAACCAATACCCAGAAGACACTGCCTTTTTCCGAAGAGATGGAATTTGGAACAATGAGTATGGACAATTCTTCCTAAAGTGGTACTCTGGGATGCTACTAGAGCATGGAGACAGAATCCTAGCAGCTGCAAAAGGAATATTCCAAGGAACTGGAGCTAAACTATCTGGAAAAGTGGCTGGGATTCATTGGCACTACAGAAGTAGATCCCATGCGCCCGAACTGACTGCTGGATACTACAACACTAGACATCAAGATGGTTACCTACCAATAGCACGGATGATGGGTAAGCATGGAGTGGTACTGAACTTCACATGCATGGAAATGAGAGATGGAGAGCAACCCGAGAATGCAAACTGCTCACCAGAAGGGCTAGTTCGGCAAGTAAAGATGGCAACAAAAGCTGCAAAAATAGAACTCGCTGGAGAGAACGCGTTGGAGAGATACGACGCCGGTGCGTACGCACAAGTTTTGACAACAAGTAGATTGGACTCTGGGAATGGATTGAGTGCATTTACATACTTGAGATTGAATAAGAGGTTGTTTGATGGGGAGAATTGGAGGCACTTGGTGGAATTCGTGAAGAGCATGTCAGAAGGTGGTCGGAGCACAAGACTTCCGGAGAGTGACACAAGCAGAACGGACCTTTTTGTTGGATTCATAAAGCAGAAAAATGCGAGCAAGACAAAGGAGGCCGCTCTTGTGTAAAGTAATGTATATATGCATGTTCAATACCAAATCGTCTAGTGTAACTACTATGTACATGGAGAGAAAAAGGATCGAAAATACGGTATATTCGACATGCTTAGCTATGCTTTGAAGCTGGTtcacaacaaaataaagaaaattgtaTTTCGTATCTAGAGATCATTAAATCAGAAAACTTCAATATACTCCTATCTTTAATATGATTATTATGAAGTTGGCTTCGATCAGGAATCATGGTTTGTGGTATCAACCACCAGTACAACACTCACCAGTACAAAACCCAAGTGCTGCACCAATGAATCAGCATGACTCCATACAAAAGTCGATCTATTTCACACTATGCTTGACAAACTAACCAGCTTAGTTAACAACTGAGTTTGATGGTGAAATTGCGTGCTCAGATTCAAGTCTCCCTAGGAGGTCAAACACCATGTTCAATGATTCGCCTTTTGGAAGGTGACCGTGGCTCAAAAATAGGTGAACAAACACAATAAGCATTGCCAAAATTACCATGGAAATTGTAAATGTGAATTGGTGGCGGAACGACACAGCAAATCGGTACATACTGAAAGAAATTTATGAACCAGTATCCTACTATATATCAGGGCCAAGTGATACCACTACCAGAGTATTGAACTATTGTATCCTGAAAAGACATTTGTCCACCCACTATACCTGAGATCAGTGTCCTATACCTATGATCAATCTTAACTTCTTGTGAAATCTCCGACTCCTAAGCCCTTGAAGTAGGCTTTTCTGGACAAAACCAAATACTTTAGCTAGTTGTCCTTGCAAAAATGTGTATCACCATGACAGGTGAACCATAACACCAAGAAAGACACATAGTAATCAGCATAATAGTCGAGTCCATCAGGAGCAAACACAGCCCATCTCAGGACATGCGATATTCTTCTATACCGGTAATTTCATTGCAATAGCTTTCTACAGCACAACTTGTCGCATATATTCCCTTCCCAATTCAAAACAGATTAAGACAACACTAGTTAATGCCTTTTTGGTTCAAaatatggaaaacaaaaaatccaaTTCCAAATCCACTTATTAGAGCATCTGCAGTGGAATAActaaaagttgtcacatcattatttatttatacatttaaggggttgctaatgTTAGCAATGTggaggtccacaatggtacaatcaaatttaaataaccaaaacttgccacgtcACATTtccaacttataaaaatctaaaaattgtgacatagaaaataatttttttaaaatagttttcaaactaataaaaataggttattagaaaaggagaaaatagttttttgaaaactttgatttaaaaaaacagtttttgggaaaaagtttttaaaaaaccagtttttgaataaaaagattttgaaaaaaaaaagtttttttttaataaaaagaacagtttttgaaaaaaaaatttagttaaaaaatgctatgaaataaactgttgtggcaaaaaaaaaaaaactgtttttaaaagtatttttcatagaaacatgttgaaaatggaagagaaagaagGTTTTTGTGGAATGATGAtatacttgattgaggaaatgtggggacaactaaatttgattattggcaaaatgttcctatttttgattatccaaaggccaaaatttaatgagttgttaaaaggttgctaagtttggttattacaatgcaAGCTCTTTTTTGAGTAAATGTTGCAAaccttagcaaccttttggttttgattatatcACTGTTAATGCTCTTACtcatatctccaatcattactctcatttctctctatccaCTCATTCCCCTATCTCAAATCATTattcttgtttctttctctatctctccccACTCATTATCATTTATCACTATTTCCAATTATTACCTTAATTTCTAtccactcattatcccaaaaacacttttcaaattttcccaaaattgTAAACCGAACAAAGCATAAGCTATCGCATCACTTTGGTTTGATACAACTTCCATATGTTATAATCAACCATCCTTCACAAACCAGTAcgatcgttttttttttcttttgtaacgGAGATACTTTTCCCTTCCTTATCAATTACGTACAGTTTCTAAAAAATTGCTTCTCCAGCAAATAATCACTTTGTTCACTTACAAGTTTTGACGTCGGACAAGTGGCCGCTGAATTCCTGGATCAATTGCACTGTTGTAAGTCCAAGAAGGTTTTAATTGTTGCCTGATTTAGCAAATTTCGGATGAGCTCAAATTGAGctcaaacttggtgggctgaagTAGAATTGCACTCCAGTCATGACTCACCTCCTTAAGTTCCGTGGCCTATGGTGGATTTCAGCCTGATTCTTTTgtttaggccttcaatttaatgtttttgctattttaggAAAGTTTTAGATTGTTAATAACTCTTAACGTATGATTCCGTAGAGGGTGGTTCCAGTTGGGGAAggcttatttttctttctatttttcaattttcgtAGTTTCcctaatttttggattttttattttgtcaatcTATTTTCTAGGATTTATAGGTTTAGGCCTTATAAAAGGGGTTGTGACCTAATTTCGTACTTAACTTTTAATCAATATTATTCTTAgagtttttctctcttcttgtggattcaagaactgctcgATTTTCTCGAGTGTTTATTTGTTTGGATTTGTATGCTAACTAATGTCTTTTTAATTTCGCTGCGTcaagtttagaaaaaaaaaattactctttgCATGATTCTCAATAAGTTCCTCTatgtctctccactcattatatcaaaaaaaaattctcaaaactcCAAACTAAACAAAGTGAATATTAATTTTTCTATGGTGCTCTTTTTGCTCATGATCCAAATTCCAAACGCCCACGACGAAATCTTTAAGGCGCATCTCAATAATCAACCTCCTAAGgttaaaataaaaggaaagaattGCAACAtaaaattgtttaaaaaactTGTAACGCCTTGATTTTcagacacgttaattaaatcgtttttaatgaatttaataattcataaaattaatttaagaaatgaaattttattacatAGAGTTTAGCAGtgaaaatctcaaatactaaattcaaaactacttaattgtctacaactcaacaaaataaaatatagtttgacaaatgtgataacacttttggaaattcaaataacGATACTTCAAAATAGCAGAGCTTATAAGGGTAAGATATTCAAGGCTTGACAAACTCTCCCATCTCAGTTGGGAGATCGATCAATCTGATACTGATCATCTTGTAGAGTATTCAGTTCTTCGGTCTCCTAATTACCTGACATGAAACACCAACCCAACAGTACTATaataagttttgaaactcaATAGATAATCCCAACTCTAATAACCCCATACACTCTAGTTAGCAGTTCTACAACATTACAATTGATGATAATACACaaaaggtacagaataataacacatcgtcattttctttactattcatcaacttacatgaaatctaaagATCCTCTctacgagatcctttcctcccacatccactaactacaaccgtctcatgggtccatcATTCCTCTTGCGTATCCtgtaccagggtcctaggtgagcgcacctaaattatgtacttagcacctaaattatgtacttaGCATGTCTCACTTAAGACTATAACAGGAGGATCAAGTCCTCCCATGACGCATTGTACATTAAGGTTGGACATCCACTACCACTAACATTAACCGTCTCATGAGACCTATTCCCTCTTTAACATAAGAAGCAAATTTTTCCATGACGCATCATACATTAGCTTCATAACATTtctcaacacagggccccattggttacccttgccatcaccatggctcatatcacaatccacacactcacacttccaacactttaccatttttcatttacttaacatcgtctacgtgAGTCAATACTCATAATCACCCAGGAACCTAAGTGAATTCTAGCacgtacaacatgatacaatcaataatagctcaattcataacacagtacatttcaatgagataacaaTATAACAATCAATGTGTGCAAATAATCAAACACGTAAGAAATTTGGATTGGGCCAAAGCCTTTTGGATTATTAAGTTTTGTTGAACAAGTATGttcatttattgattttgttAGAGTAACTATTGTAATTGTAAGTATAAGCTACCAACTTAGTAAGTCAAAGTACTTTAAATTAATCTactttcccttttcttgttCGTTAGCTAACC
This region includes:
- the LOC131307588 gene encoding beta-amylase 3, chloroplastic, whose product is MALTLRSSTSFINLRDARSFKTLDEFSSMVCFTQIRPSCRLKAKSSMQETQLLHEKTLNLEDRRSDKWEKLHGLTEAHGKSDSRVPVFVMLPLDTVSYGGHLNKPRAMNASLMALKSAGVEGVMVDAWWGLVEKEGPSKYNWEGYAELVKMVQKHGLKLQVVMSFHQCGGNVGDSCSIPLPPWVLEEISKNPDLVYTDRSGRRNPEYISLGCDSLPVLGGRTPIQVYSDYMRSFRDTFKDYLGDVIVEIQVGMGPCGELRYPSYPESNGTWRFPGIGEFQCYDKYMKASLQASAETLGKTDWGTSGPLDSGQYNQYPEDTAFFRRDGIWNNEYGQFFLKWYSGMLLEHGDRILAAAKGIFQGTGAKLSGKVAGIHWHYRSRSHAPELTAGYYNTRHQDGYLPIARMMGKHGVVLNFTCMEMRDGEQPENANCSPEGLVRQVKMATKAAKIELAGENALERYDAGAYAQVLTTSRLDSGNGLSAFTYLRLNKRLFDGENWRHLVEFVKSMSEGGRSTRLPESDTSRTDLFVGFIKQKNASKTKEAALV